A window of Candidatus Methylomirabilota bacterium genomic DNA:
CGGAAGGCCCTGCATACGCTCCGCGGCCGGCTCAACTGAGGTGCCGGGCCGGGTCGCGCTCATCACGGGAGGTGCGCGCGGGATCGGGCGGGCCATCGGGCTCGACCTCGCGCGGGCCGGCTGGTCGGTCGCCTTCTGCTACCGGACGAGCGCGGAGGCGGCCGCCGAGACCCGCGCCGCTCTGGAGGCCGCCGGCGGCCAGGCGCTGGCCGTGCGCGCCGACGTCTCCCAGCCGGCGACCGCCGAGGACCTGGTCCGGCAGGTGGAGGCGGCCTGGGGCCGGATCGACGCGCTGGTGAACTGCGCCGGCCCTTACCACCGGGTCGATCTCCTCCAGGAGACGCCGGCCGCCTGGCGCGAGATGTTCGAGAACAACCTCCACCCCGTCTTCTACCTGAGCCGGGTGGTCGCCCCCGGCATGATCGCGCGCAAGTGGGGGCGGATCCTCGCCTTCGGCATGGCGAGCGCCGACCAGCTCACGGCCCAGCCCAACGTCACCGCCCACTACATCGCCAAGGCGGGCGTCCTCGTCCTGGTACGGTCGCTCGCCCGTGTCCTCGCGCCTCACGGCGTCACGGTCAACGCGATCTCGCCGGGATTCATCGACTCCGGCAGCGCGCCCCCGGCCGAGCTCGAGGCGATGCGGCCGCGCATCCCGGCCGGCTATGTCGGGAGTGTGGACGATACCGTCGCCGCCGCCCGGTTCCTCCTGTCCGAGGAGGCTCGGTACGTCACCGGGACCAACATCCACGTGAGCGGCGGCTGGGGGATCTGAGCACGGAACCGCCGGCGACCGCGCGCCGACCGCTCCACCCCGCCGCGGCGTTCTGGCTTAGAATAGGCGTGCGGACGCGCGCCAGGGAGCCCATCCGTGTTCCAACCCCTCGAGGAGACCCGGGACCGCGAAGCGCTCGAGGCGCTCCAGCTCGAGCGCCTGCGCGCGACCGTGACCAGGATCGCGGCTCACAACGCGGTCTACCACCGCCACCTCGGCCAGCTCGCCCCCCGCGACCTCGTCGGACTGCGGGATCTCCAGGCGCTGCCATTCCTCACCAAGGACCAGCTCCGCGACGCCTACCCCTACGGCCTGGCCTGCTTCGGCGAGGAGCCGATCCTCCGGGTCCACATGTCTTCCGGCACGACCGGGGCGCCGATCATCAACCCGTACACGATGGCCGACGTCCAGCAGTGGCGCGAGGTGATGGCCCGCTCGTTGGTGGCCGCCACGGTGACCCCGCACGACGTCATCCAGATCACGCCGTCGTTCGGACTCTTCACCGGGGGTTTCGGCTTCCATTACGGGGCGGAGGCGCTCGGGGCCATGGTGATCCCGATCGGGGCGGGGCGGACACTCCTCCAGCTCCAGCTCCTGCGGGACCTCGGGGCGACCGTCCTGGTCGGCATCGCGACGTACCCGCTCCGGCTGATCGAGGTCGCGCGCCAGGAGGGCTTCGACTTCCGCAAGACGCGGCTGCGGGTGGCCGTCCTGGGGTCGGAGATGTGGTCGGACGAGCTGCGGGCCCGCATCGAGGACGAGCTGGGGGCGCGGACGTACGACATCATCGGCATGACGGAGACGGGCGGACCCGGCCTGGGAATCGACTGCCCGGCCCGCGACGGCATCCACGTCTGGGACGACCACTACCTCCCCGAGGTCGTGGACCCGCAGACCGGGACCGGGCTGCCGGATGGCCAGGTCGGCGAGCTGGTGGTGACGACGCTGACCCGCCAGGGACTGCCGCTCATCCGGTATCGCACGCACGACCTCACGCGTGTCCGCTCGCGCGCGCGCTGCGTCTGCGGCCGCACCGGCGTCCGGCTCGACCGACTGCAGGGACGCACGGATGACATGGTGATCTACAAGGGCGTCAACTTCTACCCCCGGCAGGTGGAGCAGATCCTGCTCCGCCAGGCCGGGCTGGGGCACGAGTACCAGATCGTGCTGGAGACCGACGAGGGACGAGGGGAGCGCATGCTCCTGGGGGTGGAGGCCGAGGCGGGGGCGGATCCCGGCGTCGAGGAGCGGCTGCGCCGGGAGCTGCACGACTTTCTCGGGCTTTCGCCCGAGATCCGCCGGTTCGCCATCGGCGAAATCCCGCGACCCCAGGGGAAGGCGCTCCGCGTCGTGGACAACCGAGGCACCCGAGGAGAAAGGACACGGCGATGAAGAAGAAGGCGAAGAAGCAGGCGGCGAAGCCCAAGGCCGGCAAGGCGGCGCCGAAGGCGCGCGTGTCGCCCATTCCCCGCGGATATCGATCCCTCACGCCCGCGCTCATGGTCCGGGGGGCGGCCGAGGCCATCGACTTCTACAAGCGCGCCTTCGGCGCCCGCGAGCTCACGCGGATGGCGTCGCCCGAGGGGAAGATCATGCACGCCGAGCTGAAGGTCGGCGACTCGGTGTTCTTCCTCGGCGACGAATCCCCCGAGATGGGGAGCAAGTCCCCCCAGACGCTCGGTGGCGTCACCGGCTCGCTCCACATCTACGTGCCGAACGTGGACTCGGCCTTCAAGCGGGCGATCGATGCCGGGGCGCAGGCCACGATGGCCATCGCCGACATGTTCTGGGGCGACCGTTACGGCAAGCTCCGCGACCCGTTCGGTCACGAGTGGGGGATGGCCACCCACAAGGAGGACCTGACGCCCGCCCAGCAGAAGAAGCGGGGCGAGGAGTTCTTCAAGCAGATGGGCCAGCGGGGTCAGCATGGCCAGCCGGGCTAGCGCGCCGGGCGAGGCCCTGGTGGGTCTCGTCGCCGGGACCCGTTACGACGAGCTGCCGAAGAGCGCGCTGGAGGCGGCCCGGCTGGCGGTGCTCGACTGGTGGGGGGTCACGGTGGCCGGCGCCGACGAGCCGGTGGCGCGGATTCTCGGCGACGCGCTGGGGGAGGCGCCCGGCCCGGCGGCCATATTGGGAACGCCGAGAACCGCGGCGCCGCTCACCGCGACGCTGCTCAACGGGACGGCGGCCCACGCCCTCGACTATGACGACGTGACGCTGGCTCTCCCCGGCCACCTCACGGCGCCGATCCTGCCGGGGCTCGTGGCCCTGGCCGAGCTGCGCGGGCTCGGTGGACGGGACCTGCTCGCGGCGTTCGTCCTGGGCGTCGAGGTGGCCGCCCGCGCCGGGCGCGCGCTCGCGCCCGGGCACTACCGGGCGGGCTGGCACGCGACGACCACGCTCGGCCGCCTCGGCGGCGCGGCGGCCGCGGCGCGCCTCCTCGGGCTCGACGGCGGCCGACTCGACACGGCCATCGGGCTCGCGGCGGCGCAGGCCGCCGGCGTCCAGGAGGCGTTCGGGAGCATGGCGAAGCCCTTTCAGGTCGGCCGGGCCGCGGCCGACGCGCTCCTGAGCGCCCTCGCCGCCGAGGGCGGCCTCACGGGGCCCCGCGGCATCCTGGACACCGACGCGTGGGCGCGCCGGCTCTCGCCGACGTGGAGTCCCGGCCGGCTCGCCGAGGGGCTCGGCCGCGACTGGGCGGTGACGGACCTGATCTTCAAGCGCTACCCCTGTTGCTTCGGCACCCACGCCGCCATCAGCGGGCTCCTGGCGGCACGGGCGGGGCTCGACGTCGCCGCCGTCACGGGCATCGAGCTCGAGGTGGGCCCGACCACCCTCCAGGTGGCGGACCTGCGTGCGCCCGAGACGGGACTGGCCGGGAAGTTCAGCATGACCTACTGCGGCGCGACCGCGGTCGCCCGGGGCCACGTCCGGGAAGACGATTTCGCCGACGCCGCCGTGCGTGATCCTGCCGTCCAGCGCCTGGCGACGCGGGTCACCCTCGTGCCCAACCCGTCGTTCGACGAGACCCGGGCCCGGGTCACGATCCGGCTCGCCGACGGCCGTGACCGCGAGCGATCGGTAGACCTTGCCGCCGATCGGGATCCCGAGGGCACGCGGCGGGACCTCACCGAGAAGTTCCGCCGGCTCGTCGCGCCCCGGCAGGGCGCGGCCGAAGCCGATCGGCTGGTCGAGGCCATCGGAAGCCTCGAGGCCGTCGATCGGGTGACGGAGCTGACGCGGAGGCGATGACCGCGGATCTCACACCCGTCTTCGCGCCGCGCCGGGTCGCCGTGCTCGGGGTCTCGCGGAACCCGGAAAAGCTCGGTCACCGCCTGCTCCGGAATCTCCTCGAAGCGGGATTCGACGGCGAGCTCTTCCCGGTGAACCCGAGCGCGGAGGCGATCCTGGGGGTGCCGAGCGTCCCCGGGGTGCGCGACCTTCCCGAGGGGATCGACCTCGCTCTCGTGAGCGTGCCCGCGCCGGCGGTCGTCGGGGTCGTGCGCGAGCTCGGCGCCCGGGGCTGCCGGGCGGCGGTCGTCCTCGCTTCCGGGTTCGGCGAGACCGGTGAGGCCGGCCAGGCCGTCCAGGCCGAGGTCGCCGCCATCGCGCGCGCGACGGGGATGCGCGTCGTCGGCCCGAACTGCATGGGCGTCGTCAACGTCCCGGGACGTCTCAACGGCTCCTACTTCTGGGACGTGCCGCGCGCGCCGGGCGGGATCTCCTTCGTCTCCCAGAGCGGCGCCTATGGCGGCCTCTTCTTCCGAGAGGCCCGGGCCCGGCGGCTCGGTGTCGCCCGGTTCCTCTCCATCGGCAACCAGGCCGACGTGGGCTTCCCGGAGTGTCTCGACTGGCTCGCCGGGGATGCCGGGACGCGGGTCGCCGCCCTGTTCGTCGAGGGGGTGCGGGACGGCCGCGCGTTCGTGGAGGCGGCGCGACGGCTGGCGCGCGCCAAGGCCGTGGTCGCCTTCAAGGTCGGGCGGGGCGACGCGGGGCGGCGGGCGGCGGGCTCGCACACGGGCTCGCTGGTCGGGGCCTACGCGACGTATCGGGCCGCGCTGACGAGCGCGGGGGTCGTGGTGGCTGACGACACCGACGCCTTCTTCGACGCGATCGCCGTCCTCGACGCGCACGGGGCGCGGCCCCCCCGGGATGGCTCGCTCGCGATCCTCACGGTGTCGGGCGGGCCCTCGGTGGCGGCCGCCGACGCGGCCGAGGCGGCCGGGCTCACCGTGCCGGCCCTGTCCCCGGCCCTCCGGCGCCGGCTGCGGCCGCACCTGCCCGCCTTCGGCGCCGACGGGAATCCGGTGGACATGACGCCCCAGATGGACCGCGATCAGTTCGCGCCGGCCGTGCGCCTCGTCCTCGAGGCCGATGAGGTGGCGGGGGCGCTGGCGATCGACGTCGGCCTCGACCAGCCGGCCTACGGAGACGCCGTCGTCTCGGCCCAGGCGGCGACAGGGAAACCCGTGGTGGCCTGCACGGCCGACACCCCGGAGCTCGACACGCGGCTCCGGGCCGCCGGCATCCCCATCTTCCCGACTCCCGAGCGCGCGGTGCGAGCGTACCGCGCGCTGGTCGGGTACGGCGCCGGGCGCCACCGGCCGGTCCCCGCGCGGCGCCCCCCGCGGTCGCTGCCGGCGCCGGCGGCCGCCCGGCTCCGCGAGGAGGAGGGGCCACTCGACTACGAGACGAGCCGCGCGATCCTCGAGTCGTACGGGGTGCCGTTTCCTCAGGACGCGGTCGCCACCTCCGCCGGCCACGCCCTGTCGATCGCCGGGAAGATCGGCTACCCTGTAGTGGTCAAGACGGCGCGCCCCGGGATCCTGCACAAGACGGAGGCCGGGGGCGTCATCCGGGACGTGCGGGACGACCAGGCCCTCGAGGCGGCCTGCCGGTCGCTCGACGAGCGACTCGGTGGCGGTCCGTACCTGATCCAGGAGCAGGTGGCGCCGGGGATCGAGCTCCTGGCGGGCGGGCGCCGGGACCCGCAGCTCGGCCCGACCGTCGTCTTCGGGCTCGGCGGCGTCCTCGCCGAGCTGTTCCGCGAGGTCGCGCTCCGGCTCGGCCCGCTCGCTCCCGAGGACGCGCGCGAGATGTTGCGGGAAGGACGGGCGGCCGCGCTCCTCCGGGGCTTTCGGGGCGCCCCGCCGTGCGAGGAGGCGCCGCTGGCGGCCGTGCTGATCGGGATCGGCGACCTCCTGGTGGACCATCCCGAGGTCCTGGAGCTGGAC
This region includes:
- a CDS encoding SDR family oxidoreductase, with protein sequence MPGRVALITGGARGIGRAIGLDLARAGWSVAFCYRTSAEAAAETRAALEAAGGQALAVRADVSQPATAEDLVRQVEAAWGRIDALVNCAGPYHRVDLLQETPAAWREMFENNLHPVFYLSRVVAPGMIARKWGRILAFGMASADQLTAQPNVTAHYIAKAGVLVLVRSLARVLAPHGVTVNAISPGFIDSGSAPPAELEAMRPRIPAGYVGSVDDTVAAARFLLSEEARYVTGTNIHVSGGWGI
- a CDS encoding phenylacetate--CoA ligase — encoded protein: MFQPLEETRDREALEALQLERLRATVTRIAAHNAVYHRHLGQLAPRDLVGLRDLQALPFLTKDQLRDAYPYGLACFGEEPILRVHMSSGTTGAPIINPYTMADVQQWREVMARSLVAATVTPHDVIQITPSFGLFTGGFGFHYGAEALGAMVIPIGAGRTLLQLQLLRDLGATVLVGIATYPLRLIEVARQEGFDFRKTRLRVAVLGSEMWSDELRARIEDELGARTYDIIGMTETGGPGLGIDCPARDGIHVWDDHYLPEVVDPQTGTGLPDGQVGELVVTTLTRQGLPLIRYRTHDLTRVRSRARCVCGRTGVRLDRLQGRTDDMVIYKGVNFYPRQVEQILLRQAGLGHEYQIVLETDEGRGERMLLGVEAEAGADPGVEERLRRELHDFLGLSPEIRRFAIGEIPRPQGKALRVVDNRGTRGERTRR
- a CDS encoding VOC family protein, whose protein sequence is MKKKAKKQAAKPKAGKAAPKARVSPIPRGYRSLTPALMVRGAAEAIDFYKRAFGARELTRMASPEGKIMHAELKVGDSVFFLGDESPEMGSKSPQTLGGVTGSLHIYVPNVDSAFKRAIDAGAQATMAIADMFWGDRYGKLRDPFGHEWGMATHKEDLTPAQQKKRGEEFFKQMGQRGQHGQPG
- a CDS encoding MmgE/PrpD family protein; this translates as MASRASAPGEALVGLVAGTRYDELPKSALEAARLAVLDWWGVTVAGADEPVARILGDALGEAPGPAAILGTPRTAAPLTATLLNGTAAHALDYDDVTLALPGHLTAPILPGLVALAELRGLGGRDLLAAFVLGVEVAARAGRALAPGHYRAGWHATTTLGRLGGAAAAARLLGLDGGRLDTAIGLAAAQAAGVQEAFGSMAKPFQVGRAAADALLSALAAEGGLTGPRGILDTDAWARRLSPTWSPGRLAEGLGRDWAVTDLIFKRYPCCFGTHAAISGLLAARAGLDVAAVTGIELEVGPTTLQVADLRAPETGLAGKFSMTYCGATAVARGHVREDDFADAAVRDPAVQRLATRVTLVPNPSFDETRARVTIRLADGRDRERSVDLAADRDPEGTRRDLTEKFRRLVAPRQGAAEADRLVEAIGSLEAVDRVTELTRRR
- a CDS encoding acetate--CoA ligase family protein, giving the protein MTADLTPVFAPRRVAVLGVSRNPEKLGHRLLRNLLEAGFDGELFPVNPSAEAILGVPSVPGVRDLPEGIDLALVSVPAPAVVGVVRELGARGCRAAVVLASGFGETGEAGQAVQAEVAAIARATGMRVVGPNCMGVVNVPGRLNGSYFWDVPRAPGGISFVSQSGAYGGLFFREARARRLGVARFLSIGNQADVGFPECLDWLAGDAGTRVAALFVEGVRDGRAFVEAARRLARAKAVVAFKVGRGDAGRRAAGSHTGSLVGAYATYRAALTSAGVVVADDTDAFFDAIAVLDAHGARPPRDGSLAILTVSGGPSVAAADAAEAAGLTVPALSPALRRRLRPHLPAFGADGNPVDMTPQMDRDQFAPAVRLVLEADEVAGALAIDVGLDQPAYGDAVVSAQAATGKPVVACTADTPELDTRLRAAGIPIFPTPERAVRAYRALVGYGAGRHRPVPARRPPRSLPAPAAARLREEEGPLDYETSRAILESYGVPFPQDAVATSAGHALSIAGKIGYPVVVKTARPGILHKTEAGGVIRDVRDDQALEAACRSLDERLGGGPYLIQEQVAPGIELLAGGRRDPQLGPTVVFGLGGVLAELFREVALRLGPLAPEDAREMLREGRAAALLRGFRGAPPCEEAPLAAVLIGIGDLLVDHPEVLELDVNPLIAAGTRVVAVDALIVAGKARGPSDDAEQP